In Dioscorea cayenensis subsp. rotundata cultivar TDr96_F1 chromosome 9, TDr96_F1_v2_PseudoChromosome.rev07_lg8_w22 25.fasta, whole genome shotgun sequence, a genomic segment contains:
- the LOC120268813 gene encoding L-type lectin-domain containing receptor kinase IV.4 — MAASLIICRYFSFLLAIFFFFFVSGCYPRVPSFSFSIGRFHESNFSADSEISLSGNAHVSSDGSSIQMTGARILYGKPIKFQGQKPAFSTNFTFSFPSPSHDLVFFVTPYPSPSSSHVPDGPRDGRNGDALFLLTALTITFQMVPLESKSQYHVQIVVASQAYTESTNFSYVNLVLDDVGEKLQSWIDYDGDFKRVQVWVAKSGELRPLNSSVSSCPIDLSDMLQRDVMFVGIDNNINSSSGGFALPTCLYSWSFTSINGAPYMMHSEPLNPQSVLVRSKDGNGNGNGTFIQLRRTSGKWRLVTAVVLSFAFGALVMLTLMLIRAAIVDKQQVAPLEDVHSIEFGYEKVLVLEDAKGVKGGGEASQ, encoded by the coding sequence ATGGCGGCCTCCCTCATTATCTGCAGGTACTTTTCCTTCCTTCtcgccatcttcttcttcttcttcgtttctGGGTGCTACCCTAGGGTgccctccttctccttctccattgGGCGATTCCACGAGAGCAATTTCAGCGCGGATTCGGAGATTAGCCTCTCCGGCAACGCCCATGTCTCCAGTGATGGCTCCTCCATCCAAATGACAGGAGCTCGGATATTGTACGGCAAACCCATCAAATTTCAGGGGCAAAAACCCGCCTTCTCCACCAactttaccttctcttttccATCGCCAAGTCACGATCTAGTCTTCTTTGTGACACCCTACCCCTCCCCCTCCTCCTCCCATGTTCCTGATGGACCCAGGGATGGACGAAATGGGGATGCTCTTTTCTTGCTCACTGCCCTCACAATCACCTTTCAAATGGTGCCACTTGAATCCAAATCTCAATACCACGTCCAAATTGTTGTTGCTAGTCAAGCCTATACTGAAAGCACTAATTTTTCCTATGTCAATCTGGTCCTGGATGATGTTGGTGAAAAGTTGCAGTCTTGGATTGATTATGACGGAGATTTCAAGAGGGTGCAAGTTTGGGTGGCCAAATCTGGGGAGCTGCGGCCACTTAACTCATCCGTATCTTCTTGTCCCATTGATCTTTCAGACATGCTGCAGAGGGACGTAATGTTTGTGGGTATTGATAACAATATAAATTCTTCTTCTGGTGGTTTTGCTTTGCCAACTTGTCTCTATTCTTGGAGCTTCACAAGTATAAATGGAGCACCTTACATGATGCATTCAGAACCTCTGAATCCTCAGTCAGTGCTTGTGCGATCGAAGgatgggaatgggaatgggaatgggaCTTTCATTCAACTCAGAAGAACTAGTGGTAAATGGAGACTCGTCACAGCAGTGGTGTTAAGTTTTGCCTTTGGGGCCTTGGTGATGCTCACCTTGATGTTAATACGCGCTGCTATTGTGGATAAGCAGCAGGTAGCGCCCTTGGAGGATGTGCATTCCATTGAGTTTGGATATGAAAAGGTGCTAGTGCTGGAAGATGCCAAGGGTGTAAAGGGAGGAGGAGAAGCTTCCCAGTAG
- the LOC120268814 gene encoding uncharacterized protein LOC120268814 has protein sequence MAAALASRATVGLALRSAALVKALSTSTATPSHTVIDSENTTKLRRKKKKNLFEVAQFLPNWGIGYKLAKSHWRDVSYQLTKINLYKDGRHGKAWGIRYKAGLQVTNDPVKLSGVNKHGWRYIPESNEKNTTVRKVSEQSLT, from the exons ATGGCGGCTGCCTTGGCGAGCAGAGCGACGGTGGGGCTGGCATTGCGCTCTGCTGCACTCGTCAAAGCTCTAAGCACGTCCACTGCTACGCCAAGCCACACCGTTATCGATTCGGAAAACACGACCAAGCttaggaggaagaagaagaaaaacctaTTTGAGGTTGCACAGTTCCTGCCCAACTGGGGGATCGGATACAAACTCGCCAAGAGCCACTGGAGGGACGTCTCCTACCAGCTAACCAAGATCAATCTCTACAAG GATGGCCGGCATGGTAAGGCTTGGGGGATTCGCTACAAAGCTG GCTTACAAGTCACAAATGATCCTGTGAAATTGAGTGGTGTTAATAAACATGGATGGAGGTACATCCCAGAATCGAACGAGAAGAACACAACTGTTCGTAAAGTATCTGAACAGAGCCTGACATAG